The following proteins are co-located in the Vicugna pacos chromosome 3, VicPac4, whole genome shotgun sequence genome:
- the NAIP gene encoding baculoviral IAP repeat-containing protein 1 isoform X1: protein MAAQEKASDERISQFDYALLQELSALLGIDAFQLAKEIEKGEQKDREKMQKGFNSQMRSEAKRLKTFVTYESYSSWTPQEMAAAGFYFTGVKSGVQCFCCSLILFGTSLRRLPMEDHKKLRPDCEFLLGKDVGNIAKYDIRVKNPENKLRGDDKARYQEEKTRLESFKNWPFYAQGTSPRELSAAGFVFTGKRDTVRCFSCGGCLGNWEEDDDPWKEHAKWFPKCEFLQCKKTSEEIIQYIQSYKGFVGVTGEHFVNSWIKRALPMASAYCNGSIFANEELRLDSFKNWPQASPVGAAALTKAGFFYTGIKDTVQCFSCGGCLKKWEEGDDLLEQHTRCFPNCQFLQNMKSSAEVIPDLQSHGELSELMETTSESNLEDSAAVSSVVPEMAQGEAQWFREAKSLSERLRKAYTNARFCHMALLEVSSCPATDQLLGCDLSLASKHISSPMQEPVVLPEVFATLNSVMCVEGEVGSGKTVLLKEIALLWASGCCPLLNRFQLVFYLSLSSTRLDQGLADIISDQLPETEGSVTEMGLRNTIQQLKNQVLLLLDDYKEMCSVPQVIERLIQKNHLSRTCLLIAVHTNRAKNIRRYLDTVLEIKVFPFYNTIYVLRKLFSHNMTRLQNFMIHFRKNENLQGIQKTPLFVAAVCANWLQYPFDESFDDVTVFKSYMKCLFLKNKTEAELLRATVSSCGELALRGFFSSCSEFSDDDLIDAGIDEDLAMFLMSKFTAQRLRPIYQFLNPAFQEFLAGMRLTELLDSDKQDQDLGLYYLKQINSSLMALCPYENFLNYISCHTSTKAGPKIVSHLLLLVDNKESLENISENDDYLKHRPEISEKMQIIRQLWQLRPQDYFSLVSKHLFILAVKIAYQSNTVATCSPFILQFLQGRTLTLDVLQLPYFFDHPESLLLLKSIQFSIRGNDRLLRPDFSVLATILDKSQVPTVDQDCASAFEPMNEWEQNLAEKEENIESFLNMRLSTPPDISTGYWQLSPKQYKIPLLEVHVTGTDAVDQEMLRILMEVFSASEHIELHLMGSRGFIERIRPALEQFKASFTKCSISKFELSAAEQELLLTLPSLESLEVSEVTQLQDQLFPNLDKFLCLKELSVNLDDQQNVFSVIPEEFLNLHHMEKLFIRILAENGPSKLVKLIQNSLDLRVFHLKCNVFSDFESLMTVLASCKKLEEIKFSGPFFNALPFVTVLPNFISLKILNLQHQEFSDKETAEIFAYTLGSFNNLEELLLPSGDGIHQVAILIIQQCQHLQHLRVFSFFNTLDDDSVIEIAKGAVDGGFQKLEKLDLSINHKMTEEGYRNFFRALDNLPNLRELTINRHFTECIRAQARTVKSLSQCVLRLPSLTRLNMLSWLLDAEDITLLTAMKERHPQSKHLTFFWKWVLPFLPVIQKQN from the exons ATGGCAGCCCAGGAGAAAGCGTCCGATGAGAGGATTTCCCAGTTTGATTATGCTTTGCTGCAGGAGCTCTCTGCTCTTCTAGGCATAGATGCGTTTCAGCTTgccaaggaaatagaaaaagggGAGCAGAAAGACCGAGAAAAAATGCAGAAAGGCTTTAATTCACAAATGCGCAGTGAAGCAAAAAGGTTAAAGACTTTTGTGACCTATGAGTCCTACAGCTCGTGGACACCCCAGGAGATGGCAGCGGCTGGGTTTTATTTCACTGGTGTAAAATCTGGGGTTCAGTGCTTCTGCTGCAGCTTAATCCTCTTTGGTACTAGCCTCCGGAGACTCCCCATGGAAGACCACAAGAAATTACGTCCAGATTGTGAATTTCTTTTGGGCAAAGATGTTGGTAACATTGCCAAGTATGATATAAGAGTAAAGAATCCAGAGAACAAGCTGAGGGGGGACGACAAAGCAAGGTACCAAGAAGAGAAGACCAGACTGGAATCCTTCAAGAACTGGCCATTTTATGCCCAAGGGACATCCCCAAGGGAGCTCTCAGCTGCTGGCTTTGTCTTTACAG GTAAGCGTGACACTGTACGGTGCTTTTCCTGTGGTGGATGTTTGGGAAACTGGGAAGAAGATGATGATCCCTGGAAGGAACATGCCAAGTGGTTCCCCAA ATGTGAATTTCTTCAATGTAAGAAAACCTCAGAGGAAATCATCCAGTATATTCAAAGCTACAAGGGATTTGTTGGCGTCACG ggAGAACATTTTGTGAATTCCTGGATCAAGAGAGCTTTACCAATGGCATCAG CTTATTGCAATGGCAGCATCTTTGCTAATGAAGAACTCCGACTGGACTCTTTTAAGAACTGGCCCCAGGCATCCCCTGTGGGAGCTGCAGCTCTGACCAAAGCAGGTTTTTTCTACACAG GTATAAAGGACACTGTCCAGTGTTTTTCCTGTGGAGGATGTTTGAAGAAGTGGGAGGAAGGTGATGACCTATTAGAACAACACACCAGATGTTTTCCCAA TTGTCAGTTTCTCCAAAATATGAAGTCCTCTGCAGAAGTGATTCCAGACCTTCAGAGCCATGGTGAACTTTCTGAATTAATG gaaaccacaagtgAAAGTAATCTTGAAGATTCAGCAGCAGTTAGCTCCGTAGTGCCAG AGATGGCTCAGGGTGAAGCCCAGTGGTTTCGGGAAGCAAAGAGTCTGAGTGAGCGACTGAGAAAAGCCTACACCAATGCTCGTTTCTGCCACATGGCTTTGCTGGAGGTCTCTTCCTGTCCAGCCACTGACCAGTTGCTGGGTTGTGATCTGTCTCTGGCTTCAAAACATATCAGCAGTCCTATGCAAGAGCCTGTGGTGTTGCCTGAAGTCTTCGCTACCTTGAACTCTGTCATGTGTGTGGAGGGTGAAGTTGGTAGTGGAAAGACAGTCCTCCTGAAGGAAATAGCTCTCCTCTGGGCATCAGGATGCTGTCCCTTGTTAAACAGGTTCCAGCTGGTCTTCTATCTCTCCCTTAGCTCTACCAGACTGGACCAGGGCCTGGCTGACATCATTAGTGACCAACTCCCAGAGACAGAAGGCTCTGTTACTGAAATGGGCCTGAGGAATACTATCCAGCAGCTGAAGAATCAGGTGTTACTCCTTTTGGATGACTACAAAGAAATGTGCTCAGTCCCCCAAGTCATAGAGAGACTGATTCAAAAAAACCACTTGTCAAGAACCTGTTTATTGATTGCTGTCCATACAAACAGGGCCAAGAACATTCGCCGCTACCTAGACACAGTTCTAGAGATCAAAGTGTTCCCCTTCTATAATACTATCTATGTATTACGGAAACTCTTTTCACACAACATGACCCGCCTGCAAAATTTTATGATTCACtttagaaagaatgaaaatttgcagGGAATTCAGAAAACTCCCCTCTTTGTGGCAGCAGTCTGTGCTAACTGGCTTCAGTATCCTTTTGATGAGTCCTTTGATGATGTGACTGTTTTCAAGTCCTATATGAAATGCCTTTTCTTAAAGAACAAAACTGAAGCTGAACTTCTGAGAGCaactgtgtcctcctgtggtgAGCTTGCCTTGAGAGGGTTTTTTTCATCTTGCTCTGAGTTCAGTGATGATGATCTCATAGATGCAGGGATTGATGAAGATCTAGCCATGTTCCTGATGAGCAAATTCACAGCCCAGAGACTAAGGCCAATCTATCAGTTTTTAAATCCTGCATTTCAAGAATTTCTTGCTGGGATGAGGCTGACTGAACTCCTGGATTCAGATAAGCAAGATCAGGATTTGGGACTTTATTATTTGAAACAAATTAACTCATCCTTGATGGCTCTATGTCCCTATGAAAACTTTTTGAACTACATCTCCTGCCACACTTCAACAAAGGCAGGGCCAAAAATTGTATCTCATTTGCTTCTTTTGGTGGATAATAAAGAGTCATTGGAGAATATATCTGAAAATGATGACTACCTGAAGCACCGTCCAGAAATTTCCGAGAAGATGCAAATTATTAGGCAGCTGTGGCAGTTACGTCCACAAGATTACTTTTCATTGgtttcaaaacatttattcattctgGCTGTAAAAATTGCTTATCAAAGCAACACTGTTGCTACATGCTCCCCATTTATTTTGCAATTCCTTCAGGGGAGAACCCTCACTTTGGATGTACTTCAGTTACCGTATTTTTTTGACCACCCCGAAAGCCTGTTACTGTTGAAGAGCATCCAGTTCTCCATAAGAGGAAATGACAGGTTACTCAGACCAGATTTCTCAGTCCTGGCAACAATTCTGGACAAATCTCAGGTACCAACTGTAGATCAAGACTGTGCTTCTGCCTTTGAACCAATGAATGAATGGGAGCAGAATTTAgctgaaaaagaggaaaacattgAGAGTTTTCTGAACATGCGACTCAGTACACCACCAGACATCAGCACTGGCTATTGGCAACTTTCTCCAAAGCAGTACAAGATTCCTCTTCTGGAAGTTCATGTGACTGGTACAGATGCTGTGGACCAGGAGATGCTCAGGATTCTAATGGAAGTTTTTTCAGCTTCAGAGCACATCGAACTCCACTTAATGGGCAGCAGAGGCTTTATTGAACGCATCCGCCCGGCTCTTGAGCAGTTTAAGGCCTCTTTCACCAAGTGCTCCATAAGCAAATTTGAGCTGAGTGCAGCGGAACAGGAATTACTTCTCACTCTGCCTTCCCTGGAGTCTCTTGAAGTCTCAGAGGTAACCCAGCTACAAG ATCAACTCTTTCCTAATTTGGACAAGTTCTTGTGCCTGAAAGAACTGTCTGTGAATCTGGATGATCAACAAAATGTTTTTTCAgtcattcctgaagaattcctAAATCTTCACCATATGGAGAAATTATTTATCCGAATTTTAGCTGAGAATGGTCCTTCCAAACTAG TCAAATTAATTCAGAATTCTCTAGACCTTCGTGTTTTCCATCTGAAATGTAATGTCTTTTCGGATTTTGAGTCTCTCATGACTGTACTTGCTTCCTGCAAGAAACTTGAAGAAATTAAATTTTCTGGACCATTTTTTAATGCCCTCCCATTTG TCACTGTACTGccaaattttatttctctgaagaTATTAAATCTTCAGCACCAAGAATTTTCTGATAAGGAAACGGCTGAAATTTTTG CCTATACTTTAGGTTCTTTTAATAACCTGGAAGAattgctgcttccttctggggaTGGTATTCATCAAGTGGCCATACTAATCATCCAGCAGTGTCAGCATCTTCAACATCTCcgagttttctcatttttcaacACTTTGGATGACGACAGCGTGATAGAAATTG
- the NAIP gene encoding baculoviral IAP repeat-containing protein 1 isoform X2 produces MAAQEKASDERISQFDYALLQELSALLGIDAFQLAKEIEKGEQKDREKMQKGFNSQMRSEAKRLKTFVTYESYSSWTPQEMAAAGFYFTGVKSGVQCFCCSLILFGTSLRRLPMEDHKKLRPDCEFLLGKDVGNIAKYDIRVKNPENKLRGDDKARYQEEKTRLESFKNWPFYAQGTSPRELSAAGFVFTGKRDTVRCFSCGGCLGNWEEDDDPWKEHAKWFPKCEFLQCKKTSEEIIQYIQSYKGFVGVTGEHFVNSWIKRALPMASAYCNGSIFANEELRLDSFKNWPQASPVGAAALTKAGFFYTGIKDTVQCFSCGGCLKKWEEGDDLLEQHTRCFPNCQFLQNMKSSAEVIPDLQSHGELSELMETTSESNLEDSAAVSSVVPEMAQGEAQWFREAKSLSERLRKAYTNARFCHMALLEVSSCPATDQLLGCDLSLASKHISSPMQEPVVLPEVFATLNSVMCVEGEVGSGKTVLLKEIALLWASGCCPLLNRFQLVFYLSLSSTRLDQGLADIISDQLPETEGSVTEMGLRNTIQQLKNQVLLLLDDYKEMCSVPQVIERLIQKNHLSRTCLLIAVHTNRAKNIRRYLDTVLEIKVFPFYNTIYVLRKLFSHNMTRLQNFMIHFRKNENLQGIQKTPLFVAAVCANWLQYPFDESFDDVTVFKSYMKCLFLKNKTEAELLRATVSSCGELALRGFFSSCSEFSDDDLIDAGIDEDLAMFLMSKFTAQRLRPIYQFLNPAFQEFLAGMRLTELLDSDKQDQDLGLYYLKQINSSLMALCPYENFLNYISCHTSTKAGPKIVSHLLLLVDNKESLENISENDDYLKHRPEISEKMQIIRQLWQLRPQDYFSLVSKHLFILAVKIAYQSNTVATCSPFILQFLQGRTLTLDVLQLPYFFDHPESLLLLKSIQFSIRGNDRLLRPDFSVLATILDKSQVPTVDQDCASAFEPMNEWEQNLAEKEENIESFLNMRLSTPPDISTGYWQLSPKQYKIPLLEVHVTGTDAVDQEMLRILMEVFSASEHIELHLMGSRGFIERIRPALEQFKASFTKCSISKFELSAAEQELLLTLPSLESLEVSEVTQLQDQLFPNLDKFLCLKELSVNLDDQQNVFSVIPEEFLNLHHMEKLFIRILAENGPSKLVTVLPNFISLKILNLQHQEFSDKETAEIFAYTLGSFNNLEELLLPSGDGIHQVAILIIQQCQHLQHLRVFSFFNTLDDDSVIEIAKGAVDGGFQKLEKLDLSINHKMTEEGYRNFFRALDNLPNLRELTINRHFTECIRAQARTVKSLSQCVLRLPSLTRLNMLSWLLDAEDITLLTAMKERHPQSKHLTFFWKWVLPFLPVIQKQN; encoded by the exons ATGGCAGCCCAGGAGAAAGCGTCCGATGAGAGGATTTCCCAGTTTGATTATGCTTTGCTGCAGGAGCTCTCTGCTCTTCTAGGCATAGATGCGTTTCAGCTTgccaaggaaatagaaaaagggGAGCAGAAAGACCGAGAAAAAATGCAGAAAGGCTTTAATTCACAAATGCGCAGTGAAGCAAAAAGGTTAAAGACTTTTGTGACCTATGAGTCCTACAGCTCGTGGACACCCCAGGAGATGGCAGCGGCTGGGTTTTATTTCACTGGTGTAAAATCTGGGGTTCAGTGCTTCTGCTGCAGCTTAATCCTCTTTGGTACTAGCCTCCGGAGACTCCCCATGGAAGACCACAAGAAATTACGTCCAGATTGTGAATTTCTTTTGGGCAAAGATGTTGGTAACATTGCCAAGTATGATATAAGAGTAAAGAATCCAGAGAACAAGCTGAGGGGGGACGACAAAGCAAGGTACCAAGAAGAGAAGACCAGACTGGAATCCTTCAAGAACTGGCCATTTTATGCCCAAGGGACATCCCCAAGGGAGCTCTCAGCTGCTGGCTTTGTCTTTACAG GTAAGCGTGACACTGTACGGTGCTTTTCCTGTGGTGGATGTTTGGGAAACTGGGAAGAAGATGATGATCCCTGGAAGGAACATGCCAAGTGGTTCCCCAA ATGTGAATTTCTTCAATGTAAGAAAACCTCAGAGGAAATCATCCAGTATATTCAAAGCTACAAGGGATTTGTTGGCGTCACG ggAGAACATTTTGTGAATTCCTGGATCAAGAGAGCTTTACCAATGGCATCAG CTTATTGCAATGGCAGCATCTTTGCTAATGAAGAACTCCGACTGGACTCTTTTAAGAACTGGCCCCAGGCATCCCCTGTGGGAGCTGCAGCTCTGACCAAAGCAGGTTTTTTCTACACAG GTATAAAGGACACTGTCCAGTGTTTTTCCTGTGGAGGATGTTTGAAGAAGTGGGAGGAAGGTGATGACCTATTAGAACAACACACCAGATGTTTTCCCAA TTGTCAGTTTCTCCAAAATATGAAGTCCTCTGCAGAAGTGATTCCAGACCTTCAGAGCCATGGTGAACTTTCTGAATTAATG gaaaccacaagtgAAAGTAATCTTGAAGATTCAGCAGCAGTTAGCTCCGTAGTGCCAG AGATGGCTCAGGGTGAAGCCCAGTGGTTTCGGGAAGCAAAGAGTCTGAGTGAGCGACTGAGAAAAGCCTACACCAATGCTCGTTTCTGCCACATGGCTTTGCTGGAGGTCTCTTCCTGTCCAGCCACTGACCAGTTGCTGGGTTGTGATCTGTCTCTGGCTTCAAAACATATCAGCAGTCCTATGCAAGAGCCTGTGGTGTTGCCTGAAGTCTTCGCTACCTTGAACTCTGTCATGTGTGTGGAGGGTGAAGTTGGTAGTGGAAAGACAGTCCTCCTGAAGGAAATAGCTCTCCTCTGGGCATCAGGATGCTGTCCCTTGTTAAACAGGTTCCAGCTGGTCTTCTATCTCTCCCTTAGCTCTACCAGACTGGACCAGGGCCTGGCTGACATCATTAGTGACCAACTCCCAGAGACAGAAGGCTCTGTTACTGAAATGGGCCTGAGGAATACTATCCAGCAGCTGAAGAATCAGGTGTTACTCCTTTTGGATGACTACAAAGAAATGTGCTCAGTCCCCCAAGTCATAGAGAGACTGATTCAAAAAAACCACTTGTCAAGAACCTGTTTATTGATTGCTGTCCATACAAACAGGGCCAAGAACATTCGCCGCTACCTAGACACAGTTCTAGAGATCAAAGTGTTCCCCTTCTATAATACTATCTATGTATTACGGAAACTCTTTTCACACAACATGACCCGCCTGCAAAATTTTATGATTCACtttagaaagaatgaaaatttgcagGGAATTCAGAAAACTCCCCTCTTTGTGGCAGCAGTCTGTGCTAACTGGCTTCAGTATCCTTTTGATGAGTCCTTTGATGATGTGACTGTTTTCAAGTCCTATATGAAATGCCTTTTCTTAAAGAACAAAACTGAAGCTGAACTTCTGAGAGCaactgtgtcctcctgtggtgAGCTTGCCTTGAGAGGGTTTTTTTCATCTTGCTCTGAGTTCAGTGATGATGATCTCATAGATGCAGGGATTGATGAAGATCTAGCCATGTTCCTGATGAGCAAATTCACAGCCCAGAGACTAAGGCCAATCTATCAGTTTTTAAATCCTGCATTTCAAGAATTTCTTGCTGGGATGAGGCTGACTGAACTCCTGGATTCAGATAAGCAAGATCAGGATTTGGGACTTTATTATTTGAAACAAATTAACTCATCCTTGATGGCTCTATGTCCCTATGAAAACTTTTTGAACTACATCTCCTGCCACACTTCAACAAAGGCAGGGCCAAAAATTGTATCTCATTTGCTTCTTTTGGTGGATAATAAAGAGTCATTGGAGAATATATCTGAAAATGATGACTACCTGAAGCACCGTCCAGAAATTTCCGAGAAGATGCAAATTATTAGGCAGCTGTGGCAGTTACGTCCACAAGATTACTTTTCATTGgtttcaaaacatttattcattctgGCTGTAAAAATTGCTTATCAAAGCAACACTGTTGCTACATGCTCCCCATTTATTTTGCAATTCCTTCAGGGGAGAACCCTCACTTTGGATGTACTTCAGTTACCGTATTTTTTTGACCACCCCGAAAGCCTGTTACTGTTGAAGAGCATCCAGTTCTCCATAAGAGGAAATGACAGGTTACTCAGACCAGATTTCTCAGTCCTGGCAACAATTCTGGACAAATCTCAGGTACCAACTGTAGATCAAGACTGTGCTTCTGCCTTTGAACCAATGAATGAATGGGAGCAGAATTTAgctgaaaaagaggaaaacattgAGAGTTTTCTGAACATGCGACTCAGTACACCACCAGACATCAGCACTGGCTATTGGCAACTTTCTCCAAAGCAGTACAAGATTCCTCTTCTGGAAGTTCATGTGACTGGTACAGATGCTGTGGACCAGGAGATGCTCAGGATTCTAATGGAAGTTTTTTCAGCTTCAGAGCACATCGAACTCCACTTAATGGGCAGCAGAGGCTTTATTGAACGCATCCGCCCGGCTCTTGAGCAGTTTAAGGCCTCTTTCACCAAGTGCTCCATAAGCAAATTTGAGCTGAGTGCAGCGGAACAGGAATTACTTCTCACTCTGCCTTCCCTGGAGTCTCTTGAAGTCTCAGAGGTAACCCAGCTACAAG ATCAACTCTTTCCTAATTTGGACAAGTTCTTGTGCCTGAAAGAACTGTCTGTGAATCTGGATGATCAACAAAATGTTTTTTCAgtcattcctgaagaattcctAAATCTTCACCATATGGAGAAATTATTTATCCGAATTTTAGCTGAGAATGGTCCTTCCAAACTAG TCACTGTACTGccaaattttatttctctgaagaTATTAAATCTTCAGCACCAAGAATTTTCTGATAAGGAAACGGCTGAAATTTTTG CCTATACTTTAGGTTCTTTTAATAACCTGGAAGAattgctgcttccttctggggaTGGTATTCATCAAGTGGCCATACTAATCATCCAGCAGTGTCAGCATCTTCAACATCTCcgagttttctcatttttcaacACTTTGGATGACGACAGCGTGATAGAAATTG